gcctttgtagggcagtgtGGGTCGAAAAAAGGATGTGTCTAAGGATCATTGTATGGTCATCAGAGTCCATTCAAGGAGGTTGCAGGTTATAATACATATGGTTATTTTCTGCCCACAATTAATTATGCAATTTTCCAGTGAACACCTGTGGGAATTCTCTCAAATCATTGTGTAACACGGTTCTTTCCTCTTGGTTCTCCCACAGATTACATTCTCCATCGAGGCGGGCCGGCGCAGTGAGTCTGGACCCGGAACCTTCACCTTCGAGACTCGCCAAGCTGACGACATCTTCAATCTCATCGAGACCGCAATACGGCAACAGAAGGCCTCCGTCTTCGTCGGGGATGACCGTGAGGGCGACACTGTGGTTGCTAAGCGTAGCCCTAATATGCCTCGTGCTCGTTCACCACTGCCCACACTGCCAGATAGCGCAGCCATTTTGGAGGGAAGCTACAGTTTTAGGCCAGTATTTTCAAATGCTATTGGCTCAGAGCAGTGTGTGTACTCACAGCTGCCTAATTTGATTGGCTCTGAGGAGTGTCTGTACTCTGAGCCAGCAGACAGCATTAAACCCAAAGCCCCCGGCCTCAACTCCTACCTGACCCCCCCAACGTCCTCCACCCTCACCCCCTCTATCCCTTTATACCCCCGCAATCACCATGGTAACCGAATGGAACCAGTGTACGCCGACCCAGCAGACATCCTCTCCCTCATACCCCCAAgatctacaccaccaccaccgcccACTTCCTCTTCCTGTTCTCATCACCACGGCAACGAGACTGAACCAGTCTACTCCGAGGTGTACGACCGTGTGAGTCCTCTACCTGACCAGACTCAACAACAGAACCAGAACCAGGGAGGGCAGGAACCTGGAAAAGCGGAACCCATCTATAGTGAGCCCTGTGTGGGGACCCCAGCCAAGGGCCCCAACACTGACCCGTTCGCCCACCTTTACAGCCAGGTCTGCAAGCCAGGCTCTTCATCACCATCCTCAtcttcgtcatcatcatcatccccctcttcatccctggcctcctcctcctcctcctcctcctcatcatcatcgttGACCATCACCAGGACCTTGGCCAGCAGGAGGCCCACTGCTGGACGCCAGTCACCAGATGTCATCTATGAAAACATGGGGGTCATTTAGGATACTCATggtctgtgtctgaaatggcaccgtATTGTCCTTTAAGGTGCCCTgctattgaccagggcccattgggataTATTGAGACCAATCCACACATTCACTCATTTCACAATGTTATAGTATAGTTAATTTATTTATTGAACTTGTTTTCACAAACAGTATAATTGTTTTTTGTTATGATGTAATCActtttttttgtgtattttttttgtctttttttttgtgtATTACCTCTTATGAATATCAATATTGCACGCCAGTGTAATGAAcacgggagagggagagaagagagagatcttCCAGAAGTCTGCCAAGTGTTCAATACAAATGTAAATATTACAAACAGTGTTAGCCTCCTTCTCTCCCCAACAGATGTAATGAATTGAACATGATGAAACAAATGACTTCCGCTCAGTCTCACACCCTTTTCCTAATTGACTTTGTTTTACTGATATGATTCAATAAAGCAATAATGGGTGTGTATCCAATAACACTCCTTCCACTATTTGTTTTGTGCATTGATTGTTTTTAAAAATCATTTTTATTGTGCCTCTCAATAaattagactactgttcagttcaATGCGTTTATATGGGGATATGTGAACGTTAATTGGCCGACTACTGTACATTTCAGGCTTCTCTGTGGTTGTGGGCGTGTTTTGACGTTTGGTTTTGTGCGATTTGAACGCTTCCTAGTTTGACACATTGTAATAGTTTTATTACATACTGTATTGTACCTGACCTGTAGGCTAAGTAGCCTATTATACCGTGTTAGAAAGAGCATCAATCGGACACCCAATAGGTAGGTGAGAATAAAAAAATACGCCGTATTTTGATAGACTTGAACCGTACTTTTTGTTTTCTTGTTTTCTGTAAGCggttcctctctccatcctttatTGGCAGAACGCCTCGAGCGCACATTCAATGACGCGTACCCTGACACGCGCTGAAGAGAACTGCCTTTATCAACCGACATTCTTCCTGATGTCACTTCTCAACATGCCGACCACCTGTTTTATGACCGTGATCTGGTGGCTCACAACCGATTCAACTCGTAGTCAAACAGCAATTCCCAATGGTCACGGAGGtgagtacagtacagttggacaAACGGTCTCTCTCTACATATAAAATGTATCGCAATTCCTAATGGATAGGAAAGGTAGGCTACAATCTAATTAGCCATAGCAATGCAAATTATGTTGCCTAGCTAACAAGTACATTTGCAAGAAGTCTATTATCAACACCCAGTGTGGTTTTGGTAGGCTAATTTATTCATCTGGGAATGGGGATGGTTAATAACTTAATCCAAAATGTAACCAGATGGAAAGGATGGAGGCATGGTGGAGAAATGCCCATTAAACAAAACCTGTTTTACAAGACTGAAGACAGGTGTGTCATTTCACTGCTGTATTCACTGTATTCACTATTCACCCGGAATGTAGCAGAGTGAGTATAGACTGGAGATAAAGTGTTATCCTAATGTTGCCTGCTTTCATGGCCATTTCCTGGATAGATAGGCCTAGGCTATAGGTCTTAGACGGTAATACAGAGAATGTGGAGGTTTGAGATGCCCAActctttgtggtgtgtgtgtgtgtgtttgttttttaacACGCACAAAATGCAACAAGGAGCGGTttaccagacacagattaagcctatgtCCTGGACTAAATAGGCTTTTTAGCTCCGAAGTTGTCTGCCTAAATCAGCATTGAGTGACTGGCAAGCAGGGGCGTATTTATTACgccaattctgttgcaaaacatttcttaaacaaaAGCAAACGGAaacaaacggggagggacctacccgaatgtgtccaatagaaactatctttttgtttggactaatgattacacccc
The Coregonus clupeaformis isolate EN_2021a unplaced genomic scaffold, ASM2061545v1 scaf0314, whole genome shotgun sequence genome window above contains:
- the LOC121559503 gene encoding docking protein 1-like is translated as MRRVSWNIMDTHAKAGQVYLQHRNVEKKWKQLWLALYPSSRCGVARLERQEMGGGERAGASVVWKHQDKVKEKRVIRLSEVIRVLRLPPHAEACPKDNMAAFCVETDGRRYVFAADKDDCVEWVERMCDITFQGRSTGQQPQLQMEDNQIYVSREEVSEFRVGVKQTDAAVRCGLQGEYYWLQVTQEGLVLKEAETRKSLQHWPYQLLRRYGRDKITFSIEAGRRSESGPGTFTFETRQADDIFNLIETAIRQQKASVFVGDDREGDTVVAKRSPNMPRARSPLPTLPDSAAILEGSYSFRPVFSNAIGSEQCVYSQLPNLIGSEECLYSEPADSIKPKAPGLNSYLTPPTSSTLTPSIPLYPRNHHGNRMEPVYADPADILSLIPPRSTPPPPPTSSSCSHHHGNETEPVYSEVYDRVSPLPDQTQQQNQNQGGQEPGKAEPIYSEPCVGTPAKGPNTDPFAHLYSQVCKPGSSSPSSSSSSSSSPSSSLASSSSSSSSSSSLTITRTLASRRPTAGRQSPDVIYENMGVI